From a single Pseudomonas serboccidentalis genomic region:
- a CDS encoding S66 peptidase family protein translates to MTVRPTHTLVAHKPVPALPPEGLIGVIAPAGPGALDTDKAVQWMRARGYQLRVFPGVYEKDGYLAGSDDVRLNDLHAAFADPEVDAIICLRGGYGTPRLLDRIDFDLLSRHAKPFVGYSDITALHLAISRYAGFVTFHGPLLNADLLGDKEPPTVTSFFAMLRGQLKAGSVLSHPVAYPLTTVEPGIAHGRLLGGNLAMIAATLGTPYEIDVEGVILLIEDVNEPLYRIDRLLTQMRLAGKLARLRGVLVGDVAGVDIDALNRLLKQTFEPLRIPVLSGWRSGHCDPNLTLPMGALVRLDAGKKELMLEQDVVTR, encoded by the coding sequence ATGACCGTTCGACCGACTCACACCCTCGTTGCGCACAAACCGGTGCCGGCGCTGCCGCCAGAAGGGCTGATTGGCGTGATCGCCCCCGCCGGGCCCGGTGCCTTGGACACCGACAAGGCTGTGCAGTGGATGCGTGCCCGGGGTTACCAGTTGCGGGTGTTTCCCGGTGTCTACGAGAAGGACGGCTATCTGGCCGGCAGCGACGACGTACGCCTCAATGACCTGCACGCGGCGTTCGCTGACCCCGAGGTCGACGCGATCATCTGCCTGCGCGGTGGCTACGGCACGCCACGTCTGCTGGACCGGATCGACTTCGACCTGTTGAGCCGCCACGCCAAGCCTTTTGTCGGCTACAGCGACATCACCGCGCTGCATCTGGCGATCAGTCGCTACGCCGGGTTCGTGACCTTTCACGGCCCGTTGCTCAATGCCGACCTGCTGGGCGACAAGGAGCCGCCGACCGTCACGTCATTCTTCGCCATGCTTCGCGGTCAATTGAAGGCGGGGAGTGTGCTGAGCCATCCGGTGGCTTATCCGTTGACCACCGTGGAGCCCGGCATCGCCCATGGGCGGCTGCTGGGCGGCAATCTGGCGATGATTGCCGCGACGCTGGGCACGCCTTACGAAATCGACGTGGAAGGCGTGATTCTGCTGATCGAGGACGTCAACGAGCCGCTGTACAGGATCGACCGCTTGCTCACGCAGATGCGTCTGGCCGGCAAACTGGCCAGGTTGCGTGGGGTGCTGGTCGGTGATGTGGCCGGGGTGGATATCGACGCGTTGAACCGCTTGCTCAAGCAGACCTTCGAACCGTTGCGGATCCCGGTGTTGTCCGGCTGGCGCAGTGGGCATTGCGATCCGAACCTGACGCTGCCGATGGGCGCGTTGGTAAGGCTGGATGCGGGGAAGAAGGAGTTGATGCTGGAGCAGGATGTGGTCACCCGATAA
- the lipA gene encoding lipoyl synthase — translation MIPTLDVTERPAPRPKVEAGVKLRGAEKVARIPVKIIPTTELPKKPDWIRVRIPVSPEVDRIKSLLRKHKLHSVCEEASCPNLGECFSGGTATFMIMGDICTRRCPFCDVGHGRPKPLDVNEPESLAIAIADLKLKYVVITSVDRDDLRDGGAQHFADCIREIRKLSPNVQLETLVPDYRGRMDIALEITAAEPPDVFNHNLETVPRLYKAARPGSDYQWSLTLLQRFKQMMPHIPTKSGLMLGLGETDEEVIEVMKRMREHDIDMLTLGQYLQPSRSHLPVQRFVHPDTFAWFAEEGYKMGFKNVASGPLVRSSYHADEQAKLVKAELLGS, via the coding sequence ATGATCCCGACGCTCGACGTGACCGAGCGCCCGGCCCCGCGTCCCAAGGTTGAAGCCGGCGTCAAGCTGCGCGGCGCCGAGAAGGTTGCACGCATCCCGGTAAAGATCATTCCGACCACCGAACTGCCGAAGAAGCCTGACTGGATTCGTGTACGCATCCCGGTTTCGCCGGAAGTCGACCGTATCAAGAGCCTGCTGCGCAAGCACAAGCTGCACAGCGTCTGCGAAGAAGCGTCCTGCCCGAACCTGGGCGAGTGCTTCTCCGGCGGCACCGCGACCTTCATGATCATGGGCGACATCTGCACCCGTCGCTGCCCGTTCTGCGACGTCGGCCACGGCCGTCCGAAGCCTCTGGACGTCAACGAGCCGGAAAGCCTGGCGATCGCCATCGCTGACCTGAAGCTCAAGTACGTAGTGATCACCTCGGTTGACCGCGACGACCTGCGTGACGGCGGTGCCCAGCACTTTGCCGACTGCATCCGCGAAATCCGCAAGCTGTCGCCGAACGTGCAGCTGGAGACCCTGGTCCCGGACTACCGTGGCCGCATGGACATCGCGCTGGAAATCACCGCCGCCGAGCCGCCGGATGTGTTCAACCACAACCTGGAAACCGTGCCGCGCCTGTACAAGGCTGCGCGTCCGGGTTCGGACTACCAGTGGTCGCTGACCCTGCTGCAGCGCTTCAAGCAGATGATGCCGCACATCCCGACCAAATCCGGCCTGATGCTGGGCCTGGGCGAGACGGACGAGGAAGTCATCGAAGTCATGAAGCGCATGCGCGAACACGACATCGATATGCTGACCCTCGGCCAGTACCTGCAACCGTCCCGCAGCCACTTGCCGGTGCAGCGTTTCGTGCACCCGGACACCTTCGCCTGGTTCGCCGAGGAAGGTTACAAGATGGGCTTCAAGAACGTTGCTTCCGGCCCGCTGGTACGTTCGTCGTACCACGCTGACGAACAGGCGAAACTGGTCAAGGCCGAGCTGCTCGGTTCTTGA
- the lipB gene encoding lipoyl(octanoyl) transferase LipB, which translates to MQGTLGFRELGQMAYEPVWHAMQRFTNERGSNAADEVWLVEHPPVFTQGQAGKAEHLLLPGDIPVVQVDRGGQVTYHGPGQLVAYLLLDVRKLGFGVRDLVTRMEQCLIELLASYGVTAAAKPDAPGVYVDGAKIASLGLRIRHGCSFHGLALNVDMNLEPFRRINPCGYAGLAMTQLSDHAGSIEFAEVSARLRAQLVKHLDYAEQTTLTGGID; encoded by the coding sequence ATGCAGGGCACGCTGGGCTTTCGCGAACTTGGCCAGATGGCTTACGAGCCGGTCTGGCATGCCATGCAACGCTTCACCAACGAACGGGGCAGCAATGCCGCCGACGAAGTCTGGCTGGTCGAGCACCCTCCGGTGTTTACCCAGGGCCAGGCCGGCAAGGCCGAACACTTGCTGCTGCCGGGGGATATCCCGGTGGTGCAGGTCGATCGTGGCGGGCAGGTGACTTATCATGGCCCAGGCCAATTGGTCGCCTACCTGTTGCTGGACGTGCGCAAGCTGGGGTTCGGCGTACGTGATCTGGTCACGCGCATGGAACAGTGCCTGATCGAACTGCTGGCCAGCTACGGCGTGACCGCCGCAGCCAAGCCAGATGCTCCCGGCGTCTACGTCGACGGAGCGAAAATCGCTTCTCTGGGTTTGCGGATTCGCCACGGTTGCTCCTTTCATGGCCTGGCCCTGAACGTGGATATGAACCTGGAGCCGTTTCGACGGATTAATCCCTGCGGCTATGCCGGGCTGGCGATGACCCAGCTGAGCGATCACGCAGGATCGATTGAATTTGCCGAGGTAAGTGCCCGGCTGCGCGCGCAGCTCGTCAAACACCTCGACTATGCTGAGCAGACGACCCTGACGGGCGGAATCGACTGA
- a CDS encoding DUF493 domain-containing protein, which yields MTDTEVKAPKIEFPQTDYPIKVISDTGVGNKDKIIDIVKKHATINDERIDERQSSNGKYTTIQLHIVATDQDQLYNINSELRASGFVHMVL from the coding sequence ATGACCGATACCGAAGTAAAGGCGCCAAAGATCGAATTTCCGCAGACTGATTATCCGATTAAGGTGATCAGCGATACGGGCGTCGGCAACAAAGACAAGATCATCGACATCGTCAAGAAACACGCGACCATCAATGATGAGCGCATCGACGAGCGTCAAAGCAGCAACGGCAAATACACCACCATCCAGTTGCACATCGTCGCGACAGACCAGGATCAGCTGTACAACATCAACAGCGAACTGCGGGCTTCCGGCTTCGTACACATGGTGTTGTGA
- a CDS encoding D-alanyl-D-alanine carboxypeptidase family protein, translating into MNITTFAKRLCLLVPLLLSPAAFAAEMMPSPPQLAAKAYVLMDASSGNVLVENNGDQRLPPASLTKLMTAYIATLEIRRGQIGENDPVTVSENAWRTGGSRMFIKVGSQVTVSDLLHGIIIQSGNDASVALSEHIAGSEDAFADLMNKTVTDLGMTNSHFMNPTGLPNPEHYSSAHDMAILARAIIHEDPAHYAIYSQKEFFWNGIKQPNRNLLLWRDKTVDGLKTGHTDEAGYCMVSSAVRDGQRLIAVVFGTNSEVARAAETQKLLTYGFRFFETQTFYQKGTELAQAPVWKGTTSQVKAGLAEDLTMTLPKGQLKKLAASMTMNPQLTAPIAKGDVIGKVEVKLDDKVVHSADLIALDAVEEGGIFRRMWDSIRLFFYGLFN; encoded by the coding sequence ATGAACATCACCACCTTTGCCAAACGCCTGTGTCTGCTAGTCCCGCTGCTCCTCTCGCCTGCCGCCTTCGCGGCCGAGATGATGCCGTCGCCACCTCAACTGGCTGCAAAAGCCTACGTGCTCATGGACGCCAGCAGCGGCAACGTGCTGGTCGAGAACAACGGTGACCAGCGTCTGCCGCCAGCCAGCCTGACCAAACTGATGACCGCGTACATCGCTACGCTGGAAATCCGTCGCGGCCAGATCGGTGAGAACGACCCGGTGACCGTCAGCGAAAACGCCTGGCGTACCGGCGGTTCGCGGATGTTCATCAAAGTCGGCTCGCAAGTGACCGTCAGCGACCTGCTGCACGGCATCATCATTCAGTCCGGCAACGACGCCAGCGTCGCGCTGTCCGAGCACATCGCCGGTAGCGAAGATGCCTTCGCCGACCTGATGAACAAGACCGTTACCGATCTGGGCATGACCAATTCCCACTTCATGAACCCGACCGGTCTGCCGAACCCTGAGCACTACTCGTCGGCGCACGACATGGCGATTCTGGCCCGTGCGATCATCCACGAAGACCCGGCTCACTACGCGATCTACTCGCAGAAAGAGTTCTTCTGGAACGGTATCAAGCAGCCTAACCGCAACCTGCTGTTGTGGCGCGACAAGACTGTTGACGGTCTGAAAACCGGTCACACCGACGAAGCCGGCTACTGCATGGTGTCTTCGGCGGTACGTGACGGCCAGCGTCTGATCGCAGTGGTGTTCGGCACCAACAGCGAAGTGGCCCGTGCCGCTGAAACCCAGAAACTGCTGACCTACGGCTTCCGTTTCTTCGAAACCCAGACCTTCTACCAGAAGGGCACCGAACTGGCGCAAGCCCCGGTGTGGAAGGGCACCACCAGTCAAGTCAAGGCCGGCCTGGCTGAAGACTTGACCATGACCCTGCCAAAAGGCCAGCTGAAAAAGCTCGCTGCCAGCATGACCATGAACCCGCAACTGACCGCGCCAATCGCCAAGGGCGACGTGATCGGTAAAGTCGAAGTGAAACTGGACGACAAAGTGGTGCACAGCGCCGACCTGATCGCCCTGGACGCTGTCGAGGAGGGTGGTATCTTCCGCCGCATGTGGGATAGCATCCGTCTATTCTTCTACGGCTTGTTCAACTGA
- a CDS encoding septal ring lytic transglycosylase RlpA family protein, whose translation MRALPINKPLKLVAFAALAVLVASCSTSRAPTQKTSSTAVRAQPGLDINRAHKDGAPWWDVDVSRIPDATPTLHTGPYKANPYTVLGKTYFPLQESKTYVASGTASWYGTKFHGQNTANGEVYDLYGMSAAHKTLPLPSYVRVTNLDNNKSVILRVNDRGPFYSDRIIDLSYAAAKKLGYAEIGTARVKVEGIDPQQWWAAKGRPAPLMLNEPQVAQNSAPVITASAGTIEQWTPPPQQHASDTVPVQISAKKNASVPASGQYLQVGAFANPDAAELLRSKLSGMVSAPVFISSIVRNQQTLHRVRLGPIGSPGEIAQVQNSVRLANLGSPSVVTE comes from the coding sequence ATGCGGGCATTGCCTATCAATAAACCCCTGAAGCTGGTGGCTTTCGCTGCGTTGGCGGTGCTGGTCGCCAGTTGTTCGACCAGTCGCGCGCCCACCCAGAAAACTTCCTCCACCGCGGTGCGTGCGCAGCCGGGGCTGGACATCAACCGCGCGCATAAAGATGGCGCGCCGTGGTGGGACGTGGATGTTTCGCGCATCCCGGATGCCACACCGACCCTGCACACCGGCCCGTACAAGGCCAACCCATACACCGTGCTGGGCAAGACCTATTTCCCGTTGCAGGAATCCAAGACCTACGTCGCCTCGGGCACGGCGTCCTGGTACGGCACCAAGTTCCACGGCCAGAACACCGCCAACGGCGAAGTGTATGACCTGTACGGCATGAGCGCCGCGCACAAGACTCTGCCACTGCCAAGTTACGTTCGGGTGACCAACCTGGACAACAACAAGAGCGTGATCCTGCGGGTCAACGATCGCGGGCCGTTCTACTCCGACCGGATCATCGACTTGTCCTACGCGGCCGCCAAGAAACTCGGGTATGCCGAAATCGGCACCGCGCGGGTCAAGGTCGAGGGCATCGATCCGCAACAATGGTGGGCCGCCAAGGGCCGTCCGGCGCCGTTGATGCTCAACGAACCGCAGGTCGCGCAGAATAGCGCGCCGGTGATCACGGCCTCGGCCGGTACCATCGAGCAATGGACTCCGCCGCCACAGCAACATGCCTCTGACACTGTCCCTGTACAGATCAGCGCAAAAAAAAACGCTTCTGTACCAGCGTCTGGCCAGTATCTGCAGGTGGGCGCGTTCGCCAACCCGGACGCTGCAGAACTCCTGAGGTCGAAGCTCAGCGGGATGGTGAGCGCTCCGGTGTTCATCAGCTCGATCGTGCGCAATCAGCAGACCCTGCATCGGGTACGCCTGGGGCCGATCGGTTCGCCGGGTGAAATCGCCCAGGTGCAGAACAGTGTGCGCCTGGCCAATCTCGGCTCGCCGAGTGTGGTCACCGAGTAA
- the mltB gene encoding lytic murein transglycosylase B, which yields MQVMRSWATRYAPWVGLVGILGSAQEALAGDYEGSPQVAEFVGEMTRDYGFAGEQLMAVFREAQRKQAILDAISKPAERVKQWKEYRPMFITDARIARGVDFWRQHEAVLARAEQEYGVPAQVIVSIIGVETFFGRNTGNYRVIDALSTLGFDYPPRAEFFRKELREFLLLAREEQVDPLTLKGSYAGAMGLPQFMPSSFRAYAVDFDGDGHINIWTNPDDAIGSVASYFKRHGWVAGEPVVSRADVRGEQVDEGLTTGIEPTKTVGELRALGWSSHDALRDDMPVTAFRLEGDNGPEYWMGLKNFYAITRYNRSVMYAMAVHQLSEELVKARGVK from the coding sequence ATGCAAGTCATGCGCAGCTGGGCGACTCGTTACGCGCCGTGGGTCGGCCTGGTCGGCATCCTTGGCAGCGCGCAGGAAGCGCTGGCCGGCGATTACGAAGGCTCGCCACAGGTGGCCGAATTCGTCGGTGAAATGACCCGCGACTACGGTTTTGCCGGTGAGCAACTGATGGCGGTGTTCCGCGAGGCGCAGCGCAAGCAGGCGATTCTCGACGCCATCTCCAAACCCGCCGAGCGGGTCAAACAGTGGAAAGAATATCGCCCGATGTTCATCACTGACGCGCGCATCGCCCGCGGTGTGGACTTCTGGCGCCAGCACGAGGCCGTACTGGCCCGTGCCGAGCAGGAATACGGCGTGCCGGCACAAGTCATCGTGTCGATCATCGGCGTCGAGACCTTTTTCGGACGTAATACCGGTAATTATCGGGTGATCGATGCCTTGTCCACGCTCGGTTTCGACTATCCTCCCCGTGCCGAATTTTTCCGCAAGGAGCTGCGTGAGTTCCTGCTGCTGGCTCGCGAAGAGCAGGTTGATCCATTGACCCTCAAAGGCTCGTACGCCGGGGCGATGGGCCTGCCGCAGTTCATGCCGAGCAGCTTTCGCGCCTATGCGGTGGATTTCGACGGTGACGGGCACATCAACATCTGGACCAATCCGGATGATGCGATCGGCAGCGTCGCCAGCTATTTCAAGCGTCATGGCTGGGTCGCCGGCGAGCCGGTGGTCAGCCGCGCCGATGTGCGTGGCGAGCAGGTCGACGAAGGCCTGACTACCGGGATCGAACCGACAAAGACGGTTGGAGAGTTGCGGGCGCTGGGCTGGTCAAGTCATGATGCGCTGCGCGATGATATGCCGGTTACTGCATTTCGCCTCGAAGGCGACAACGGCCCTGAATACTGGATGGGCCTGAAGAATTTCTACGCGATCACGCGTTATAACCGCAGCGTGATGTACGCCATGGCCGTACATCAACTGTCTGAAGAGCTGGTAAAAGCACGGGGCGTCAAGTAA
- the rodA gene encoding rod shape-determining protein RodA, translating to MRRRATLLQRLHIDGPLLILLLILAAGSLFVLYSASGKSWDLLGKQATSFGIGLVSMIVIAQFEPRFMARWVPLGYVIGVVLLMVVDIMGHNAMGATRWINIPGVIRFQPSEFMKILMPATIAWYLSKRTLPPQLKHVGISLMLIGVPFILIVRQPDLGTSLLILAGGAFVLFMGGLRWRWILSVLAAAVPVAIAMWFFIMHDYQKQRILTFLDPESDPLGTGWNIIQSKAAIGSGGVFGKGWLLGTQSHLDFLPESHTDFIIAVLGEEFGLVGICALLLIYLLLIGRGLVITAQAQTLFGKLLAGALTMTFFVYVFVNIGMVSGLLPVVGVPLPFISYGGTSLVTLLSAFGVLMSIHTHRKWIAQV from the coding sequence ATGCGTCGCCGTGCGACGCTGCTGCAACGTCTGCATATCGATGGCCCCTTGTTGATCCTGCTGCTGATTCTCGCCGCAGGCAGCCTGTTCGTGCTGTATTCGGCCAGCGGCAAGAGCTGGGACCTGCTGGGCAAACAGGCGACTTCGTTCGGCATCGGCCTGGTGTCGATGATCGTCATCGCGCAATTCGAACCGCGGTTCATGGCGCGTTGGGTGCCGCTCGGTTATGTGATCGGGGTGGTGTTGCTGATGGTGGTGGACATCATGGGCCACAACGCCATGGGCGCCACGCGCTGGATCAACATCCCCGGGGTGATCCGCTTTCAGCCTTCGGAGTTCATGAAGATCCTGATGCCGGCGACGATTGCCTGGTATCTGTCCAAGCGCACGCTGCCGCCGCAGCTCAAGCACGTCGGTATCAGCCTGATGCTGATCGGCGTGCCGTTCATTCTCATTGTGCGTCAGCCCGACCTCGGCACCTCGCTGCTGATTCTGGCCGGCGGCGCCTTCGTGCTGTTCATGGGCGGGCTGCGCTGGCGCTGGATCCTCAGCGTGCTGGCCGCCGCGGTACCCGTGGCGATCGCCATGTGGTTCTTCATCATGCACGACTACCAGAAGCAGAGGATCCTGACGTTCCTCGACCCGGAAAGCGATCCGCTCGGCACCGGCTGGAACATCATTCAATCAAAAGCCGCCATCGGCTCCGGCGGTGTATTCGGCAAGGGCTGGTTGCTGGGCACCCAGTCGCACCTGGACTTTTTGCCGGAAAGCCACACCGACTTCATCATCGCCGTACTCGGCGAAGAGTTCGGTCTGGTGGGCATCTGCGCGCTGTTGCTGATCTATTTGCTGTTGATCGGTCGCGGCCTGGTGATTACCGCCCAGGCGCAGACGCTGTTCGGCAAATTGCTCGCCGGCGCGTTGACCATGACGTTTTTTGTTTATGTTTTCGTCAACATCGGTATGGTCAGTGGCCTGTTGCCGGTGGTGGGTGTGCCGTTGCCCTTCATTAGCTACGGAGGAACTTCGCTGGTGACACTGCTGTCAGCGTTTGGGGTTTTGATGTCGATTCATACGCATCGCAAATGGATCGCACAGGTTTGA
- the mrdA gene encoding penicillin-binding protein 2 — MSQPIRIKDHEKDARLVRSRVVFGAIAVMLLIGVLIARLYYLQVIQYEYHSTLSENNRVHVQPIPPTRGLIFDRNGVVVADNRPSFSLSMTRERSGDWQQVLDVIVEVLQLTPEDRVIFEKRMRQGRRPFEPVPILFELTEEQIARIAVNQFRLPGVEVVAQLVRHYPQGAHFAHSVGYMGRINEKELKTLDPVNYSGTHHIGKTGIERFYEPELHGQVGYEEVETNARGRVLRVLKRTDPIPGKDIVLSLDIKLQEAAEAALGGRRGAVVALDPNTGEVLAMVSQPSFDPNLFVTGISFKAYAELRDSIDRPLFNRVLRGLYPPGSTIKPAVAIAGLDAGVVTASSRVFDPGYYMLPNYDHKYRNWNRTGDGFVDLDTAIMRSNDTYFYDLAHKLGIDRLSAYMNKFGIGQKVSLDMFEESPGLMPSREWKRATRKQAWFPGETLILGIGQGYMQSTPLQLAQATALVANKGIWNRPHLAKTIEGVKPVDENPMPDIVLRDPSDWTKVNHGMQQVMHGARGTARKAAIGAQYRIAGKSGTAQVVAIKQGEKYDRSKVQERHRDHALFVGFAPADNPKIVVSVMVENGESGSGVAAPVVRQVMDAWLLDQDGRLKAEYAGPINAEATAREE; from the coding sequence ATGTCTCAGCCGATCCGCATCAAGGACCACGAAAAGGACGCCCGCCTGGTGCGTAGCCGCGTCGTGTTCGGGGCCATTGCGGTCATGCTGTTGATCGGCGTGCTGATTGCGCGGCTGTACTACTTGCAGGTGATCCAGTACGAGTACCACTCGACGCTCTCGGAAAACAACCGCGTTCATGTGCAGCCGATTCCGCCGACCCGTGGGCTGATCTTCGACCGCAACGGCGTGGTGGTGGCGGACAATCGCCCCAGCTTCAGCCTGAGCATGACCCGCGAGCGCTCCGGCGACTGGCAGCAAGTGCTCGACGTGATCGTCGAAGTGCTGCAGTTGACGCCCGAGGACCGGGTGATCTTCGAAAAACGCATGCGTCAGGGGCGCCGGCCGTTCGAGCCAGTGCCGATCCTGTTCGAGCTGACCGAAGAGCAGATCGCCCGGATCGCGGTGAACCAGTTCCGCCTCCCGGGCGTGGAAGTGGTCGCGCAGCTGGTACGCCACTACCCGCAGGGCGCGCATTTTGCGCACTCGGTGGGTTACATGGGGCGGATCAACGAGAAAGAGCTCAAGACCCTCGACCCGGTCAACTACAGCGGCACCCATCACATCGGCAAAACTGGCATCGAGCGTTTCTACGAGCCGGAACTGCACGGGCAGGTGGGTTACGAGGAAGTCGAGACCAACGCCCGGGGCCGCGTATTGCGTGTACTCAAGCGCACTGATCCGATTCCAGGCAAGGACATCGTCCTGAGTCTGGACATCAAACTGCAGGAGGCGGCGGAAGCTGCGCTGGGCGGGCGGCGTGGCGCGGTGGTGGCGCTCGATCCGAACACCGGCGAAGTGCTGGCGATGGTCAGTCAGCCGAGTTTCGACCCGAACCTGTTCGTCACCGGCATCAGCTTCAAGGCGTATGCCGAGCTGCGCGATTCCATCGACCGGCCACTGTTCAACCGGGTGCTGCGCGGTCTGTATCCGCCGGGTTCGACGATCAAGCCGGCGGTGGCGATTGCCGGCCTCGATGCCGGTGTGGTGACAGCGTCGAGCCGGGTGTTCGACCCCGGTTACTACATGCTGCCCAACTACGATCACAAGTACCGCAACTGGAACCGCACCGGTGACGGCTTCGTCGACCTCGACACAGCGATCATGCGTTCCAATGACACCTACTTCTATGACCTGGCGCACAAGCTGGGCATCGATCGGCTGTCGGCCTACATGAACAAGTTCGGCATCGGCCAGAAGGTCTCGCTGGACATGTTCGAAGAATCCCCCGGCCTGATGCCGTCCCGCGAATGGAAGCGGGCAACCCGCAAGCAGGCGTGGTTCCCGGGCGAAACCCTGATTCTGGGGATCGGCCAGGGCTACATGCAGTCCACGCCGTTGCAGCTGGCGCAGGCCACGGCGCTGGTGGCCAACAAAGGCATCTGGAACCGGCCGCACCTGGCCAAGACCATCGAAGGCGTCAAACCTGTGGATGAGAACCCGATGCCGGACATCGTCCTGCGCGATCCGTCGGACTGGACCAAGGTCAACCACGGCATGCAGCAGGTGATGCACGGCGCCCGGGGGACCGCGCGCAAAGCGGCGATCGGGGCGCAATACCGGATCGCTGGCAAGTCGGGTACGGCCCAGGTAGTGGCAATCAAGCAAGGTGAGAAGTACGACCGCTCCAAGGTTCAGGAGCGCCACCGCGACCACGCCTTGTTCGTCGGATTTGCCCCGGCCGACAACCCGAAAATCGTCGTCTCGGTGATGGTCGAGAACGGTGAGTCCGGCTCCGGTGTCGCCGCGCCAGTGGTGCGTCAGGTCATGGATGCCTGGCTTCTGGACCAGGATGGTCGGTTGAAGGCCGAATACGCCGGTCCTATCAATGCGGAGGCTACGGCCCGTGAAGAATAA
- the rlmH gene encoding 23S rRNA (pseudouridine(1915)-N(3))-methyltransferase RlmH, which produces MRLRLIAVGSRMPKWVEEGWHEYAKRLPSELALELVEIPLNTRGKNADVARFIRQEGEAMLAKVGPNERIVTLEVHGKPWSTEQLAVELDRWRLDSRTVNFMVGGPEGLAPEVCARADQRWSLSPLTLPHPLVRILIGEQLYRAWTVLSGHPYHK; this is translated from the coding sequence GTGCGACTGCGACTGATCGCCGTCGGTTCACGCATGCCCAAGTGGGTGGAAGAAGGCTGGCATGAATATGCCAAGCGTCTTCCGTCCGAGCTGGCGCTGGAACTGGTGGAAATTCCGCTCAATACCCGTGGCAAGAACGCCGACGTGGCCCGTTTCATCCGCCAGGAAGGCGAAGCCATGCTGGCCAAGGTCGGGCCGAACGAGCGGATCGTCACGCTGGAAGTCCACGGCAAGCCCTGGAGCACCGAGCAACTGGCGGTCGAACTTGACCGTTGGCGGCTGGATTCGCGCACGGTCAATTTCATGGTCGGCGGCCCCGAAGGGCTGGCGCCGGAAGTCTGCGCCCGCGCCGATCAGCGCTGGTCGTTGTCGCCGCTGACCTTGCCGCACCCGCTGGTGCGGATCCTGATCGGCGAACAGCTGTACCGTGCCTGGACCGTGCTGTCCGGTCACCCTTACCACAAGTAG
- the rsfS gene encoding ribosome silencing factor has protein sequence MTDKDVSKVKRKGTFKSAPLPEVANTNEPLKGDELVKVAVAALEDVKAQDIQIIDVRDKQSITDYMIIATGTSNRQINAMLDKVREEVKKQGAKPLGEEGKGDSDWVLLDLDLVIVHMMTASARQFYDLERLWAGAEQSRAADAKHHSPENTHEHFTKLNKDQL, from the coding sequence ATGACCGACAAAGATGTAAGCAAAGTTAAGCGCAAAGGCACGTTCAAGAGCGCGCCGCTGCCGGAAGTCGCCAACACCAACGAGCCGCTCAAGGGCGACGAGCTGGTCAAGGTTGCCGTGGCAGCCCTGGAAGACGTCAAGGCACAAGACATCCAGATCATCGATGTTCGTGACAAGCAGAGCATCACCGACTACATGATCATCGCCACCGGTACTTCCAATCGCCAGATCAACGCGATGCTGGACAAGGTCCGCGAAGAAGTCAAAAAGCAGGGCGCCAAGCCGCTGGGCGAAGAAGGCAAGGGCGACAGCGACTGGGTTCTGCTGGACCTGGATCTGGTGATCGTGCACATGATGACCGCCTCGGCACGTCAGTTCTACGACCTGGAACGCCTGTGGGCCGGTGCCGAGCAAAGCCGTGCGGCAGATGCCAAGCACCACAGCCCGGAAAACACCCACGAGCATTTCACCAAGCTCAACAAAGACCAGCTGTAA